Proteins encoded within one genomic window of Chrysemys picta bellii isolate R12L10 chromosome 6, ASM1138683v2, whole genome shotgun sequence:
- the HTR1A gene encoding 5-hydroxytryptamine receptor 1A produces the protein MDVANNTTSPTEQSSARGQGAAVTLSYQLLTSLFLGTLILCSLLGNACVIAAIALERSLQNVANYLIGSLAVTDLMVSVLVLPMAALYQVLNKWTLGQVTCDIFISLDVLCCTSSILHLCAIALDRYWAITDPIDYVNKRTPRRAAVLISLTWLIGFLISIPPMLGWRTPEDRSNPDACTISKDHGYTIYSTFGAFYIPLLLMLVLYGRIFRAARFRIRKTVKKAEKKKIADTCLTVSPASQQRKSNGEPSKSWKRTVEPKPSACVNGAVRHGEDGAALEVIEVQHYHNSSKTHLPLPSDPCSTPLAPSFEKKNERSTEAKRKMALARERKTVKTLGIIMGTFILCWLPFFIVALVLPFCDSECYMPDWLGAVINWLGYSNSLLNPVIYAYFNKDFQSAFKKIIKCKFCRQ, from the coding sequence ATGGATGTGGCCAACAACACTACCTCCCCCACCGAGCAGTCCTCCGCGAGGGGCCAGGGCGCCGCGGTGACCCTCAGCTACCAGCTCCTCACCTCCCTCTTCCTGGGCACCCTCAtcctctgctccctgctgggcAACGCCTGTGTGATCGCGGCCATAGCCCTGGAGCGCTCCCTGCAGAACGTGGCCAACTATCTTATAGGCTCCCTGGCCGTCACCGACCTGATGGTCTCGGTGCTGGTGCTCCCCATGGCCGCCCTCTACCAGGTGCTGAACAAGTGGACGCTGGGGCAGGTCACCTGCGATATCTTCATCTCCCTAGACGTGCTGTGCTGCACCTCCTCCATCCTCCACCTGTGCGCCATCGCCCTGGACAGGTACTGGGCCATCACCGACCCCATAGACTATGTCAACAAGCGGACTCCCAGGCGAGCGGCTGTGCTCATCAGCCTGACCTGGCTCATCGGCTTCTTGATATCCATCCCGCCCATGCTGGGCTGGCGGACGCCCGAGGACAGGTCGAACCCCGACGCCTGCACTATCAGCAAGGACCACGGGTACACCATCTACTCCACCTTCGGCGCCTTCTACATCCCCCTGCTGCTGATGCTGGTGCTCTACGGACGGATCTTCAGGGCGGCCCGGTTCCGGATCCGCAAGACCGTCAAGAAAGCGGAGAAGAAGAAGATCGCCGACACCTGCCTGACGGTGTCCCCGGCCAGCCAGCAGAGGAAAAGCAACGGGGAGCCCAGCAAGAGCTGGAAGCGGACGGTGGAGCCCAAGCCCAGCGCGTGTGTCAACGGGGCCGTGAGACACGGGGAGGATGGAGCTGCTCTGGAGGTCATCGAGGTCCAGCACTATCACAACTCCTCCAAAACtcacctgcccctgcccagcgaCCCCTGCAGCACCCCGCTGGCGCCATCCTTCGAGAAGAAGAACGAGAGGAGCACCGAGGCCAAGAGAAAGATGGCTCTGGCCAGGGAAAGGAAAACGGTCAAAACCCTGGGCATCATTATGGGCACGTTCatcctctgctggctgcccttcttCATCGTGGCCCTGGTCTTGCCCTTTTGTGACAGTGAGTGCTACATGCCGGACTGGCTGGGGGCAGTCATCAACTGGCTGGGCTACTCCAACTCCCTCCTCAACCCCGTCATCTACGCCTATTTCAACAAAGATTTCCAAAGTGCTTTTAAGAAAATTATCAAATGCAAGTTTTGCAGGCAGTGA